The Coraliomargarita parva sequence CATTGGAAAGAAAGACTCCGTCGGGATTAAATTCGCGAATTTCCTCAGGCGTCGCAGTCGCGGGAAACACATGCACATCAAAACCATGGTACTGGAGCTTGCGGTAGATCGAGTACTTGGTACCGAAATCCATGGCAGCGACGCGGAAACGGGAAAGCTTCGCCTCTTCCTCACGCATGAGGTGAGTGCCTTCGACTGTAAAGGGAGCCGACTGGGTCTGCTCCGGATCCCAATGGTAGGGCTTCTTGGCACAGACCTCCTTGACATAGTCCACACCGACCAGGCCTTTGAATTCCTTTGCGAGCTTCACCGCTTCCTCGTCCGAGATATCCTCGGTACTGATGCAGGCGTTCATCGCGCCGGTCACGCGCAACTTCTTGGTAATGGCCCGAGTATCCACACCTTCCACCCCGGGAATGCCGGCCTCGGCCAAATAGTCCTGCACCGACTGACGGCTGCGCCAGTTACTGGTGACCGGGCTGATCTCACGGACGACGAAGCCTTTGACCTTCGGGCCATCCGATTCGACGTCTTCGGGATTGATCCCGTAGTTGCCGATCTGCACCGCAGTCATGGTGACAATTTGGGAAAAGTAAGAAGGGTCGGTAAGGATTTCCTGGTAACCAGTCATGCTGGTATTGAAACAGGCTTCCCCTACATTTGTGGCGACCGCACCAAAAGCGCGACCGCGGAAGACGGTGCCGTCCTCCAACGCGATAATTCCATTCCGAGTCGTCGAATCCATGTTAGCGGTGCAGCAAAGAGAGAATCCGGTCACATGCAATTAAAAACCGGGATTCCTCGATCGGGCCAAGCCGATTCATTCCAAGCGCGCCCCGGTCACCCGATCCGGCGGGCCACCACCGAGAAATATTCGTCCATAAGCCCTTGGAAATACG is a genomic window containing:
- the carA gene encoding glutamine-hydrolyzing carbamoyl-phosphate synthase small subunit, with the translated sequence MDSTTRNGIIALEDGTVFRGRAFGAVATNVGEACFNTSMTGYQEILTDPSYFSQIVTMTAVQIGNYGINPEDVESDGPKVKGFVVREISPVTSNWRSRQSVQDYLAEAGIPGVEGVDTRAITKKLRVTGAMNACISTEDISDEEAVKLAKEFKGLVGVDYVKEVCAKKPYHWDPEQTQSAPFTVEGTHLMREEEAKLSRFRVAAMDFGTKYSIYRKLQYHGFDVHVFPATATPEEIREFNPDGVFLSNGPGDPAAVDYAHKTVKQLIEHYPTFGICLGHQIITHALGAKTFKLKFGHRGGNQPVKNLETGKVSITSQNHGFASTQEELEKAGAIVTEINLNDNTVEGLRLKDRPVFSVQYHPEAAPGPNDADPLFAEFYRMVRQHAS